The Miltoncostaea marina DNA window CTCCACGAGCTCGTCGGTGCGGCGCCGCTGCCCGGCGTAGTCGAACTCGCGCTGCGACCGCCGCAGGTCGTCGATGGAGCCGTCGAAGAAGCCGAACGAGACGATCTCGGCGGGGTCCTCCAGGCGGCGCACGGTGTAGGCGCGGACCCACCCGGGCGGCATGGCGTCCAGGCGCCAGGCGCGTTCGAAGTCGTCGAGCGAGACGCCGGCCCGCAGCCGGCGCACGGTGAGCGCACAGAGCATGGGGGGCTCCTGTCGCGGGGCGGCGCGCCGCGGGCGGCCGCCGTGGCATGGCGCCGGGATCGTCCCACGGCCGCGCCCCCCGCGCCAGCGCCCTCAGCGCCGGCCGTACCCGAAGTTCTGGCCCTCCGGGGCGGCGGCGCGCAGGCGGGCCATCTCGGCGGCCGCGCCGGCCGGCTCGAGGGCCTCCTCGGCCGGCGGCTCGATGCGCTCCAGGCGGGTGACCAGGACGTTGAGGTTGCGGTCGCGCCGCTCCAGCCGCCCCCGGACGAGCACCAGCGGGTCGGCGCGCACGACCGAGCGGTGGCGCTCGTAGACCTCCGGGCGCACGATGCAGTTGACCATCCCGGTCTCGTCCTCCAGCAGCAGGAAGACGATGCCGTTGGCCGTCGCCGGCCGCTGGCGGGCGACCACCATGCCCGCCACCGCCACACGGGTGCCGTCCGGCGTCGCGCGCAGGTCGGCCGCGGTCCGCGTGCCGGGCGGCAGACCGGGCCGCACGAGGGTGACGAGGTGCCAGCCGGTCGACAGGCCGGTCGTCTCGTAGTCGGTCACCGTGCGCTCGAAGCGGGTCAGCTCCGGCAGCGGCGGCGCGGGCCCGGCCGGGATCGGCAGCGCGAGCTGCACGCCCCCCGCCCCGGCGCGCGGCCGCGCGAGCACGCCGAGCTCCCAGAGCATCTCGCGGCGCGGGCGGCCGAGCACGTCGCACGCCCCCGACCGCACGAGCTGGGCGAGCTGCTCGCGGCGCAGGTCCGCCCGCGCGGCCAGGTCGGCCACGTCGCGGAAGCCCCCGCGTTGCTCGCGCTCGTCCACCAGCCGCTCGGCGGCCTCGCGGCGCACCTCGCGCACGTAGCCCAGGCCCACGCGCACGGCGCCGTCCTCCATCGCGCAGAGCGCGCCCGAGCGCGCGATGCACGGCGGCAGCACCCGCACGCCGCGCCGCTGCGCGTCGCGCACGAGGCTCGCGGGCGGGTAGAAGCCCATCGGCTGGGCGTTGAGCAGGGCCGCGAGGAACTCGGCCGGGTAGCGCCGCCGCAGCCAGGCGCTCTGGTAGGCGAGCACGGCGAACGCCGAGGAGTGCGCCTTGGGGAAGCCGAAGTTCGAGAAGCCGACGAGCTTCGTGAACACGGTGCGGATGGTCTCGTCGTCGACGCCGCGCGCGCGGGCGCCGTCGCGGAAGTCGCGCCACAGGTCCAGCATGGCCTCGCGGCTGCGCTTGCGGCTCATCGCCCGCCGCAGGGCCTCGGCCTGGCCGGGGGTGAAGCCGGCGAGCGCCATGGCGACCTCGAGCACCTGCTCCTGGAAGACCACCACCCCGAGCGTCTCGCGCAGCACGCCGGCCAGCAGCGGGTGGTCGTAGGGCACCTCGAACGACGGGTCGGCGCGCAGCGCCTTGCGGTGCGCCACGTAGGGGTGGACCGCGCCGCCGCTCACCGGCCCGGGGCGGATGAGCGCCACCTGGACGGTGAGGTCGTCGAGGTTCTCGGGGCGCGTCTGGAGCAGGCTCTGCATCTGGGCCCGGCTCTCGATCTGGAAGACGCCGACCGTGTCGGCGTCCTGGATCTCGTCGTAGACCTCGGGGTCGGAGAACCCGATGCGCGACAGGTCGACGCTCTCGCCGCGCGAGCGCGCCACCAGGTCGACGCACTCCTCGACGGCCGAGAGCATCCCCAGCCCGAGCAGGTCGATCTTCACGAAGCCGGCGTCGGCGCAGGAGTCCTTGTCCCACTGGCAGATCTGCCGGCCGGGGAAGGCCGCCGGCACGACCGGCACCAGCTCGACCAGCGGACGGGCGCTCACCACCATGCCGCCCGAGTGCTGCGACAGGTGCCGGGGCAGCCCGGCCGCCTCGCGCGCCAGGTACGCCAGCGCCCGCCAGCGCGGCGACGCGAGCTTGGCGGCGCCGTCGGGCAGCCGGACGATCTCCTCCTCCACCGCCCGCGCCGACGACCAGCCGTCGGACAGGCGCGCCAGGCGCTCGATGTCGGCCTCGGGCAGCGCCAGCGCGGCGCCGAGCTCGCGGATGGCCATGCGGATGCGGAAGGTGGGGAAGGCCGCCACCAGCGCCGCGTGCTGGTGGCCGTAGCGGCGGATCACCTCCTCGATGAGCCGCTCGCGCACGTCGCGCGGGAAGTCGAGGTCGATGTCGGGCACCGACGCCATGTCGCGGTTGAGGAAGCGGCCCAGGAAGAGCCCGTTCTCGACCGGGTCGATGTGCGACAGGCCGGTGAGGTAGCAGACGATCGAGCCGACCGACGACCCGCGCCCCCGCCCGGGCGGCAGCCAGCGGCGCGCCGAGCCCGCCGGGCGCACGGTCAGCGCGACCTCGCGGGCCAGCTCGAGGATGTCGCGGTGGAGCAGGAAGAACCCGGCCAGGTCGTGGTGGGCGATGAGGGCGAGCTCCTCGTCGAGCCGCCGCCGGGCCGCCGCCCGCCTGCGGGCGTTGGGGTAGCGCGCGCCGAGCTGGTGGACGCACAGGGCCGCGAGCGCCTCCTGCGCCGTCTGCCCGGGGTGCGACCCCGTGAAGTCGGGGAAGCGGTAGCCGAGGTCGCGGGTGAGGTCGAACTCCAGCCGCTCGGCGATGCGCACGCTCTGGGCGACCGCCTCGGGGTGGTCGGCGAAGCGGGCGGCCGTCTCCGCGGGCGGCCGCAGGACGGCCTGGCGGTTGCCGCGCCGATGCTCCTCCGAGCCGTCGAGCGTCAGCCGGTGGCGGATCGCGACGAAGGCGTCCTGCAGCAGCGCGCGCTCGGGGGCGTGCGCGTGCGGGTCGCCGGTGGCGACCGCCGGCACGCCGGCGGCCTCGGCCAGGCGGACGAGGTCCCGCGCCAGCCGCCGGTCGCCGCGGGTCATCGTGC harbors:
- a CDS encoding DNA polymerase III subunit alpha — its product is MARTPYVELHAHSAFSFLDGASAPEEMAEAAARMDHAALALTDHDGLCGSLAFAHAARACGVRPITGAELTLRDGSHLTLLAADARGYANLCRLVTIAHRDTRPPPDRRPLPPALDRDALGPHAAGLVCLTGCARHGLVPRLVAAGERRAALQAVRDLARDFGPGNVHVEIQRTMTRGDRRLARDLVRLAEAAGVPAVATGDPHAHAPERALLQDAFVAIRHRLTLDGSEEHRRGNRQAVLRPPAETAARFADHPEAVAQSVRIAERLEFDLTRDLGYRFPDFTGSHPGQTAQEALAALCVHQLGARYPNARRRAAARRRLDEELALIAHHDLAGFFLLHRDILELAREVALTVRPAGSARRWLPPGRGRGSSVGSIVCYLTGLSHIDPVENGLFLGRFLNRDMASVPDIDLDFPRDVRERLIEEVIRRYGHQHAALVAAFPTFRIRMAIRELGAALALPEADIERLARLSDGWSSARAVEEEIVRLPDGAAKLASPRWRALAYLAREAAGLPRHLSQHSGGMVVSARPLVELVPVVPAAFPGRQICQWDKDSCADAGFVKIDLLGLGMLSAVEECVDLVARSRGESVDLSRIGFSDPEVYDEIQDADTVGVFQIESRAQMQSLLQTRPENLDDLTVQVALIRPGPVSGGAVHPYVAHRKALRADPSFEVPYDHPLLAGVLRETLGVVVFQEQVLEVAMALAGFTPGQAEALRRAMSRKRSREAMLDLWRDFRDGARARGVDDETIRTVFTKLVGFSNFGFPKAHSSAFAVLAYQSAWLRRRYPAEFLAALLNAQPMGFYPPASLVRDAQRRGVRVLPPCIARSGALCAMEDGAVRVGLGYVREVRREAAERLVDEREQRGGFRDVADLAARADLRREQLAQLVRSGACDVLGRPRREMLWELGVLARPRAGAGGVQLALPIPAGPAPPLPELTRFERTVTDYETTGLSTGWHLVTLVRPGLPPGTRTAADLRATPDGTRVAVAGMVVARQRPATANGIVFLLLEDETGMVNCIVRPEVYERHRSVVRADPLVLVRGRLERRDRNLNVLVTRLERIEPPAEEALEPAGAAAEMARLRAAAPEGQNFGYGRR